One window of Enterobacter sp. RHBSTW-00175 genomic DNA carries:
- the glgA gene encoding glycogen synthase GlgA, which produces MQVLHVCSEMFPLLKTGGLADVIGALPAAQIAGGVDARVLLPAFPDIRRGIPDAQVVTRRETFAGRITLLFGHYNGVGIYLIDAPHLYDRPGSPYHDTNLFAYPDNVQRFALLGWVGAEMASGLDPFWRPDVVHAHDWHAGLAPAYLAARGHPAKSVFTVHNLAYQGMYYAHHMNDIELPWSFFNMHGLEFGGQISFLKAGLYYADHITAVSPTYAREITEAQFGYGLEGLLRQRHREGRLSGILNGVDEKIWSPETDLLLASRYDRDSLEDKAENKRQLQIAMGLKVNDKAPLFAVVSRLTSQKGLDLVLEALPGLLEQGGQLALLGAGDPVLQEGFLAAAAEHPGQVGVQIGYHEAFSHRIMGGADVILVPSRFEPCGLTQLYGLKYGTLPLVRRTGGLADTVSDSSLENLADGIASGFVFEDSNAWSLLRAIRRAFVLWSRPSLWRYVQRQAMAMDFSWHVAAQSYRDLYQRLM; this is translated from the coding sequence ATGCAGGTTTTACATGTATGTTCAGAGATGTTCCCGTTATTAAAAACGGGCGGTCTGGCGGATGTTATTGGTGCATTACCTGCGGCGCAAATTGCCGGCGGTGTTGATGCCCGAGTCCTGTTACCCGCTTTTCCAGATATCCGGCGCGGTATTCCTGATGCTCAGGTCGTGACCCGCCGTGAAACGTTCGCCGGGCGCATCACGCTACTGTTTGGACATTACAATGGTGTGGGAATTTACCTGATTGACGCACCGCATTTATACGACAGACCGGGGAGTCCATACCACGACACCAATCTGTTTGCTTACCCGGACAACGTGCAGCGCTTTGCGCTGCTCGGTTGGGTGGGGGCGGAGATGGCATCGGGGTTGGATCCCTTCTGGCGCCCGGATGTGGTTCACGCGCACGACTGGCACGCGGGGCTGGCTCCCGCGTACCTTGCCGCACGCGGCCACCCGGCGAAATCTGTCTTTACGGTGCACAATCTGGCGTATCAGGGCATGTATTACGCCCATCATATGAATGACATCGAGCTGCCATGGTCGTTCTTTAACATGCACGGACTGGAATTTGGCGGACAAATTTCCTTCCTGAAAGCGGGGCTGTACTACGCCGATCATATTACGGCGGTCAGCCCAACATATGCCCGCGAAATCACCGAGGCACAGTTTGGCTACGGTCTGGAAGGGCTGTTGCGCCAGCGTCATCGTGAAGGGCGCTTGTCGGGGATTTTGAACGGTGTCGACGAGAAAATCTGGAGCCCCGAAACCGATCTCCTGCTGGCGTCCCGCTATGATCGTGATTCCCTGGAAGACAAAGCGGAAAACAAACGTCAGCTGCAAATCGCGATGGGGCTGAAGGTCAATGACAAAGCGCCGTTGTTCGCCGTGGTCAGTCGCCTGACCAGCCAGAAAGGGTTGGATCTGGTGCTGGAAGCTTTACCGGGATTACTGGAACAGGGTGGGCAACTGGCGTTGCTGGGCGCAGGCGATCCGGTATTGCAGGAAGGTTTCCTCGCGGCGGCGGCTGAACACCCAGGCCAGGTAGGCGTGCAAATTGGTTATCACGAAGCGTTTTCACACCGCATCATGGGCGGTGCAGACGTCATTCTGGTGCCGAGCCGTTTCGAACCTTGTGGCCTGACTCAGCTCTATGGCCTGAAGTACGGCACGTTACCGCTGGTGCGACGCACGGGCGGGCTGGCCGATACTGTGTCCGATAGCTCTCTGGAAAACCTGGCGGACGGTATTGCCAGCGGGTTTGTTTTTGAAGACAGTAATGCCTGGTCGCTTCTAAGGGCGATTCGGCGTGCTTTCGTATTGTGGTCCCGTCCTTCTTTGTGGCGTTACGTTCAACGCCAGGCGATGGCCATGGATTTTAGTTGGCACGTTGCGGCGCAGTCATACCGCGATCTCTATCAACGCTTGATGTAA
- the glgC gene encoding glucose-1-phosphate adenylyltransferase — protein MVRLEKNDPLMLARQLPLKTVALILAGGRGTRLKDLTIKRAKPAVHFGGKFRIIDFALSNCLNSGIRRIGVITQYQSHTLVQHIQRGWSFFSEEMNEFVDLLPAQQRVHGENWYRGTADAVTQNLDIIRRYGAEYIVILAGDHIYKQDYSHMLIDHVEKGARCTVACLPVPVAEAAAFGVMDVDEDDKIIDFVEKPANPPTMPNDPTKSLASMGIYIFDADYLYELLEEDDKDENSSHDFGKDIIPKITKAGMAYAHPFPLSCVQSDPNSEPYWRDVGTLEAYWKANLDLASVTPELDMYDQNWPIRTHMESLPPAKFVQDRSGSHGMTLNSLVSGGCIISGSVVVQSVLFPCVRVNSFCNIDSAVLLPDVWVGRSCRLRRCVIDRACVIPEGMVIGENAEEDARRFYRSEEGIVLVTREMLRKLHVKQER, from the coding sequence ATGGTGAGATTAGAGAAGAACGATCCCTTAATGTTGGCGCGCCAGCTACCATTAAAAACAGTTGCTTTGATACTGGCTGGTGGGCGCGGTACCCGTCTTAAAGATTTGACCATCAAACGCGCCAAACCGGCCGTTCACTTTGGTGGTAAGTTCCGTATTATCGACTTCGCATTGTCCAACTGCCTTAACTCCGGCATCCGTCGAATTGGCGTCATTACTCAGTACCAGTCGCACACTCTGGTTCAGCATATTCAGCGTGGCTGGTCATTTTTCAGCGAAGAGATGAATGAGTTTGTCGATTTGCTTCCTGCTCAGCAGCGCGTTCACGGTGAAAACTGGTACCGCGGCACGGCAGATGCGGTGACGCAAAACCTCGACATCATTCGTCGCTACGGCGCGGAATACATCGTGATCCTCGCCGGTGACCATATCTACAAACAAGACTACTCCCACATGCTTATCGACCATGTCGAAAAAGGGGCGCGTTGCACCGTAGCATGTCTGCCTGTGCCCGTTGCTGAGGCGGCGGCGTTTGGCGTAATGGATGTGGATGAAGACGACAAGATTATCGACTTTGTCGAAAAACCGGCTAATCCGCCGACCATGCCGAACGACCCAACCAAATCGCTCGCCAGTATGGGGATCTATATCTTTGATGCAGATTATCTTTATGAATTGCTCGAAGAGGACGACAAAGACGAAAACTCAAGCCATGACTTTGGTAAAGACATCATCCCGAAAATCACCAAAGCTGGCATGGCTTATGCACATCCATTCCCATTGTCCTGCGTACAGTCTGACCCGAACTCGGAGCCGTACTGGCGCGATGTAGGAACACTGGAAGCATACTGGAAAGCAAACCTGGATCTGGCATCGGTGACGCCTGAGCTGGATATGTACGACCAGAACTGGCCAATTCGTACCCATATGGAATCCCTGCCACCGGCGAAATTCGTTCAGGATCGCTCTGGCAGCCACGGCATGACGCTGAACTCGCTGGTTTCTGGCGGGTGCATTATTTCCGGCTCTGTGGTGGTGCAGTCCGTGTTGTTCCCATGCGTGCGCGTGAACTCTTTCTGTAATATCGACTCGGCAGTATTGCTGCCAGATGTCTGGGTAGGGCGCTCATGCCGTTTGCGCCGTTGCGTTATCGACCGCGCTTGCGTCATCCCTGAAGGTATGGTGATTGGCGAGAATGCGGAAGAAGATGCGCGTCGCTTCTACCGTTCAGAAGAAGGGATCGTGTTGGTAACACGGGAAATGCTGCGGAAATTGCATGTCAAACAGGAGCGATAA
- the glgX gene encoding glycogen debranching protein GlgX, with amino-acid sequence MTQLTAGRSEPLGASFDGKGVNFTLFSAHAERVELCVFDGEGNEHRYDLPARTGDTWHGYLAGGRPGMHYGFRVHGPWEPAQGHWFNPAKLLLDPCAHRVEGDLIDDPVLHVGYGEPDHRDSALVAPKSMVVNELYDWEGDEPPRTPWGKTVIYEAHVKGLTQLHPSIPKEIRGTYKALAHPVMIAYLKHLGITALELLPVAHFASEPRLQRLGLSNYWGYNPLAMFALEPRYAAHPDKARDEFRDAVKALHEAGIEVILDVVLNHSAESDLDGPTLSLRGIDNRSYYWIREDGDYHNWTGCGNTLNLSHPAVTHYAYECLRYWVETFHVDGFRFDLASVMGRTPTFSQQAPLFEVIKNCPVLSQVKLIAEPWDIGDGGYQVGNFPPLFAEWNDHYRDATRRFWLERSVSLGEFAGRFAASSDLFKRDGKQPSATVNLVTAHDGFTLRDCVCFNQKHNEANGEENRDGTNNNHSFNHGIEGLGGSQDIIERRRASIHALLTTLLLSQGTPMLLAGDEHGHSQHGNNNAYCQDNTLTWLEWEQANSGLVHFTAALIHLRQTIPALTANQWWEEGDGNVVWLNKEAQPLSAQEWQSGAPCLQILLSERWLITLNATQDVVNFVLPDGAWHAIPPFAGEDNPVVMAVWHGPAHGVCVFQR; translated from the coding sequence ATGACGCAACTCACGGCAGGTAGATCCGAACCGCTCGGGGCGAGTTTTGACGGAAAGGGTGTGAATTTCACCCTCTTTTCCGCTCATGCAGAGCGGGTGGAACTGTGTGTGTTTGACGGGGAAGGCAACGAACATCGTTACGACCTGCCCGCACGCACAGGGGATACCTGGCATGGCTACCTGGCCGGAGGACGGCCAGGAATGCACTACGGTTTTCGCGTTCATGGCCCGTGGGAGCCAGCGCAAGGCCACTGGTTTAACCCGGCGAAGCTGTTGCTCGACCCCTGCGCGCACCGCGTGGAAGGCGATCTGATTGACGACCCGGTTTTACACGTTGGCTACGGCGAACCCGATCACCGCGACAGTGCGCTCGTTGCGCCAAAAAGCATGGTGGTCAACGAGCTCTACGACTGGGAAGGTGACGAACCGCCGCGCACGCCGTGGGGCAAAACCGTGATTTACGAAGCGCACGTCAAGGGGCTGACGCAACTGCATCCGTCGATCCCCAAAGAGATCCGCGGCACCTATAAGGCGCTCGCGCATCCGGTGATGATTGCGTACCTGAAGCATCTGGGGATCACTGCGCTGGAGCTGCTGCCAGTAGCGCATTTTGCCAGCGAACCGCGCCTGCAACGACTGGGGCTGAGCAACTACTGGGGTTACAACCCGCTGGCGATGTTTGCGCTTGAGCCGCGCTATGCGGCGCACCCGGATAAGGCGCGGGATGAATTCCGCGATGCGGTGAAGGCGCTGCATGAGGCGGGCATTGAGGTCATTCTGGATGTGGTGTTGAACCACAGCGCTGAAAGCGATCTTGATGGCCCCACGCTCTCCCTGCGCGGAATTGATAACCGTAGCTATTATTGGATAAGGGAAGATGGCGATTACCACAACTGGACCGGTTGCGGTAACACGCTCAATCTCAGCCATCCGGCCGTGACGCACTATGCGTATGAATGCCTGAGGTATTGGGTTGAAACGTTCCATGTCGATGGCTTTCGTTTCGATTTAGCCTCGGTGATGGGGCGGACCCCGACATTCAGCCAACAGGCGCCGCTGTTTGAGGTGATAAAAAACTGCCCAGTGCTCTCGCAGGTCAAACTGATTGCGGAGCCGTGGGACATTGGCGATGGCGGTTATCAGGTGGGGAATTTCCCGCCGTTATTTGCCGAGTGGAACGATCATTACCGTGATGCCACGCGCCGCTTCTGGCTGGAAAGAAGTGTGTCGCTGGGGGAATTTGCCGGACGCTTTGCGGCGTCCAGCGATCTGTTTAAACGCGATGGGAAACAACCTTCTGCCACCGTCAACCTGGTGACGGCGCATGACGGTTTCACTCTGCGCGACTGCGTTTGTTTCAATCAGAAACACAATGAGGCAAACGGCGAAGAGAATCGCGATGGCACTAACAATAACCATAGCTTTAATCATGGTATAGAAGGATTAGGCGGTAGTCAGGACATCATCGAGAGACGCCGCGCCAGCATCCATGCGCTGCTGACAACGCTGTTGTTGTCACAAGGCACGCCGATGCTGCTGGCGGGTGATGAACATGGACACAGCCAGCATGGCAACAACAATGCCTATTGCCAGGATAACACTCTCACCTGGCTTGAATGGGAACAGGCGAACAGCGGGCTGGTGCATTTTACAGCTGCACTGATTCATCTTCGCCAGACCATCCCCGCGCTGACGGCAAATCAGTGGTGGGAAGAGGGTGATGGCAATGTTGTCTGGTTAAACAAAGAGGCGCAACCGCTGAGCGCACAAGAGTGGCAAAGCGGCGCGCCATGCCTGCAAATCCTGCTTTCGGAACGCTGGCTTATCACGTTAAACGCCACGCAAGACGTGGTTAATTTTGTATTACCTGATGGGGCGTGGCACGCCATTCCCCCTTTTGCCGGAGAGGATAACCCGGTCGTAATGGCAGTCTGGCATGGGCCTGCGCACGGAGTGTGCGTATTCCAGAGATGA
- the glgP gene encoding glycogen phosphorylase produces the protein MNAPFSYSSPTLSVEALKHSIAYKLMFTIGKDPVIANKHEWLNATLFAVRDRLVERWLRSNRAQLSQETRQVYYLSMEFLIGRTLSNALLSLGIYDDVKNALEEMGLDLEELIDEENDPGLGNGGLGRLAACFLDSLATLALPGRGYGIRYDYGMFKQNIVDGRQKESPDYWLEYGNPWEFKRHNTRYKVRFGGRIQQEGKKSRWVETEEILAVAYDQIIPGYDTDATNTLRLWSAQASSEINLGKFNQGDYFAAVEDKNHSENVSRVLYPDDSTYSGRELRLRQEYFLVSSTIQDILSRHYLLHKTYNNLAEKTAIHLNDTHPVLSIPELMRLLIDEHKFSWDDAFEVTCQVFSYTNHTLMSEALETWPVDMLGKILPRHLQIIFEINDYFLKTLQEQYPNDTGLLSRTSIIDESNGRRVRMAWLAVVISHKVNGVSELHSNLMVQSLFADFAKIFPTRFCNVTNGVTPRRWLALANQPLSEVLDTNIGRTWRTDLGQLRELEQHIDFPTVNKAVREAKLLNKKRLSVYLALHLNVVANPKALFDVQIKRIHEYKRQLMNVLHVITHYNRIKADPTAEWVPRVKIFAGKAASAYYMAKHIIHLINDVAKVVNNDPDIGDKLKVVFIPNYSVSLAQLIIPAADLSEQISTAGTEASGTSNMKFALNGALTIGTLDGANVEMLEHVGSDNIFIFGNTTEEVEELRKKGYKPREYYEQDEELRQVLMQIATGVFNPEEPSRYRDLVDSLINFGDHYQVLADYRSYVDCQDRVDELYRHQEKWTNAAMYNIANMGYFSSDRTIKEYADSIWHIDPVRL, from the coding sequence ATGAATGCACCTTTTAGCTACTCTTCACCGACACTCAGCGTCGAGGCGTTAAAGCACTCCATCGCCTATAAGCTGATGTTCACCATTGGGAAAGATCCGGTCATCGCCAACAAACACGAGTGGCTTAACGCCACGCTGTTTGCGGTACGTGACCGTTTAGTCGAACGCTGGTTGCGCTCCAACCGCGCCCAGCTCTCACAAGAAACGCGTCAGGTTTACTATCTGTCGATGGAGTTTTTGATTGGCCGCACCCTTTCTAATGCACTGTTATCGCTCGGTATTTATGACGACGTCAAAAATGCGCTGGAAGAGATGGGGCTGGATTTAGAAGAGCTGATTGACGAAGAAAACGACCCAGGGCTTGGTAACGGTGGTCTGGGGCGCCTTGCGGCGTGCTTCCTGGATTCACTGGCAACGCTGGCGCTGCCGGGCCGTGGCTACGGCATTCGCTATGACTACGGTATGTTCAAACAGAACATCGTTGACGGACGTCAGAAAGAGTCCCCGGATTACTGGCTGGAATACGGCAACCCGTGGGAGTTCAAGCGTCACAACACCCGCTATAAAGTGCGCTTTGGCGGACGCATTCAGCAGGAAGGCAAAAAGTCCCGCTGGGTCGAAACTGAAGAGATCCTGGCCGTAGCCTATGACCAGATTATCCCGGGCTACGACACCGACGCCACCAACACGCTGCGCCTGTGGAGCGCGCAGGCCAGTAGTGAAATTAACCTCGGTAAATTTAACCAGGGCGACTACTTTGCGGCGGTGGAAGATAAAAACCACTCCGAGAACGTGTCCCGTGTTCTTTACCCGGATGACTCAACCTACTCCGGGCGTGAGCTGCGTCTGCGTCAGGAGTATTTCCTGGTCTCCTCGACGATTCAGGACATCCTGAGCCGTCACTACCTGTTGCACAAAACGTACAACAACCTGGCCGAAAAAACCGCCATCCACCTGAACGACACCCACCCGGTGCTGTCGATCCCTGAGCTGATGCGTTTGCTGATTGACGAGCATAAGTTCAGCTGGGATGACGCGTTTGAAGTCACTTGCCAGGTGTTCTCCTACACCAACCACACGTTGATGAGCGAAGCGCTGGAAACCTGGCCGGTGGACATGCTGGGTAAGATCCTGCCGCGCCACTTGCAGATTATCTTTGAGATCAACGACTATTTCCTGAAAACGCTTCAGGAGCAGTATCCGAATGATACTGGCCTGCTGAGCCGCACATCGATAATCGATGAGTCAAATGGCCGTCGCGTGCGTATGGCCTGGCTGGCGGTGGTGATAAGTCACAAGGTGAATGGTGTGTCTGAGCTGCACTCGAACCTGATGGTGCAGTCGCTGTTTGCTGACTTTGCGAAGATCTTCCCGACACGTTTCTGCAATGTGACCAATGGTGTCACGCCGCGCCGCTGGCTGGCGCTGGCAAACCAGCCGTTGTCTGAGGTGCTGGACACCAACATCGGCCGGACATGGCGTACCGATTTGGGGCAGTTGCGCGAGCTTGAACAGCATATTGATTTCCCGACGGTGAACAAAGCCGTACGTGAAGCCAAGCTGTTGAACAAAAAACGCTTGTCGGTTTACCTCGCGCTGCACCTGAATGTGGTCGCCAACCCGAAAGCGCTGTTCGATGTGCAGATCAAACGTATCCACGAGTACAAGCGCCAGCTGATGAACGTGCTGCATGTGATTACGCACTACAACCGCATCAAGGCCGATCCGACAGCCGAGTGGGTTCCGCGCGTGAAAATTTTTGCTGGTAAGGCGGCTTCCGCTTATTACATGGCGAAACACATCATTCACCTCATCAACGATGTGGCGAAGGTGGTGAACAACGACCCGGATATTGGCGATAAGCTGAAGGTGGTGTTTATCCCGAACTACAGCGTGAGCCTGGCCCAGCTGATCATACCGGCAGCGGATCTCTCCGAGCAGATTTCCACTGCAGGGACGGAGGCCTCCGGGACCAGTAACATGAAGTTTGCCCTGAACGGCGCGCTGACCATTGGCACGCTGGATGGTGCTAACGTCGAAATGCTCGAACACGTGGGCTCAGATAACATCTTTATCTTCGGTAATACGACGGAAGAGGTGGAGGAGCTGCGTAAGAAGGGTTACAAACCACGTGAATATTACGAGCAGGACGAAGAGTTACGCCAGGTTCTGATGCAAATCGCGACCGGTGTGTTTAACCCTGAAGAGCCAAGCCGCTACCGTGATTTGGTGGATTCGCTGATTAACTTTGGCGATCACTATCAGGTGCTGGCGGATTATCGTAGCTATGTGGATTGCCAGGACAGGGTGGATGAACTGTATCGTCATCAAGAGAAGTGGACCAATGCTGCGATGTATAATATCGCCAATATGGGCTACTTCTCGTCGGACAGGACCATCAAAGAGTATGCCGATTCGATTTGGCACATTGATCCGGTGAGGTTATAA
- the glgB gene encoding 1,4-alpha-glucan branching enzyme — MSDRVDRDVINALIAGHFADPFSILGMHRTDAGLEVRALLPDATEVWVIEPKTGRKVGNLECLDSRGFFSGVMPRRKNPFRYQLAVVWHGQQNLIDDPYSFGPLLQEMDAWLLSEGTHLRPYETLGAHADTMDGITGTRFSVWAPNARRVSVVGQFNYWDGRRHPMRLRRETGIWELFIPGANNGQLYKFEMIDAHGKLRIKADPYAFEAQMRPDTASLICGLPEKVTQSEERKQANRFDAPISVYEVHLGSWRRHTDNNFWLSYRELADQLVPYAKWMGFTHLELLPVNEHPFDGSWGYQPTGLYAPTRRFGTRDDFRYFISAAHAAGLNVILDWVPGHFPSDDFGLAEFDGTPLYEHSDPREGYHQDWNTLIYNYGRREVANYLVGNALYWIERFGIDALRVDAVASMIYRDYSRKEGEWIPNEFGGRENLEAIEFLRSTNRIIGEQVEGAVTMAEESTDFAGVSRPSSLGGLGFWYKWNLGWMHDTLDYMKLDPVHRQYHHNKLTFGMLYNYTENFMLPLSHDEVVHGKKSILDRMPGDAWQKFANLRAYYGWMFAFPGKKLLFMGNEFAQGREWNHDGSLDWHLLEGGDNWHHGVQRLVRDLNLTYRHHKALHELDFDAYGFEWLVVDDNERSVLAFVRRDKAGNEIIVVSNFTPVPRQHYRFGINQAGKWREILNTDSMHYHGSNTGNGGLVQSDAMESHGRPNSLSLTLPPLSTIWLVREGE; from the coding sequence ATGTCTGATCGTGTGGATAGAGACGTGATTAATGCGCTTATTGCGGGTCATTTCGCCGACCCTTTTTCCATTCTGGGAATGCACCGTACCGACGCCGGGCTTGAAGTCCGCGCGCTGTTACCGGATGCCACAGAAGTGTGGGTCATTGAACCTAAAACCGGGCGTAAAGTGGGCAATCTGGAATGCCTTGATTCACGCGGCTTTTTTTCGGGCGTAATGCCTCGCCGTAAAAACCCTTTCCGTTATCAGCTCGCCGTTGTCTGGCACGGCCAGCAAAATCTCATTGATGATCCTTACAGCTTTGGTCCTCTTTTACAGGAGATGGACGCATGGCTGCTGTCTGAAGGTACCCATTTGCGCCCTTACGAAACGCTGGGCGCACATGCAGACACGATGGACGGTATCACGGGAACCCGTTTTTCCGTGTGGGCGCCTAACGCACGACGCGTGTCTGTCGTCGGCCAGTTCAACTACTGGGACGGTCGTCGTCACCCGATGCGCCTGCGCCGCGAAACCGGCATCTGGGAGCTGTTTATCCCCGGCGCGAATAACGGCCAACTCTATAAATTCGAGATGATTGACGCGCACGGAAAGCTGCGCATTAAAGCCGACCCGTATGCCTTCGAAGCGCAGATGCGACCGGACACGGCATCGCTGATTTGCGGCCTGCCGGAAAAGGTCACCCAGAGCGAGGAGCGCAAGCAGGCGAACCGCTTTGATGCGCCTATTTCCGTGTATGAAGTGCATCTGGGTTCATGGCGTCGCCACACCGATAACAACTTCTGGCTGAGCTACCGCGAACTGGCCGATCAACTGGTGCCGTACGCCAAATGGATGGGCTTTACCCATCTGGAGCTTTTGCCAGTTAACGAACACCCTTTCGATGGCAGTTGGGGCTACCAACCCACCGGGCTGTATGCGCCGACACGCCGCTTCGGCACGCGCGATGACTTCCGCTATTTCATCAGTGCTGCACACGCCGCCGGGCTGAACGTGATCCTCGACTGGGTGCCAGGCCATTTCCCGTCGGATGATTTTGGTCTGGCCGAATTTGATGGCACCCCTCTGTATGAGCACAGTGACCCGCGCGAAGGGTATCACCAGGACTGGAACACGCTTATCTACAACTACGGTCGCCGTGAAGTCGCGAACTATCTTGTAGGTAATGCCCTGTACTGGATTGAACGTTTTGGGATTGATGCCCTGCGCGTCGATGCGGTGGCATCGATGATCTATCGCGACTACAGCCGTAAAGAAGGGGAGTGGATCCCTAACGAGTTTGGCGGGCGCGAAAATCTGGAAGCGATCGAGTTCCTGCGCAGCACCAACCGCATTATTGGTGAGCAGGTTGAGGGGGCTGTCACGATGGCGGAAGAGTCGACCGACTTCGCTGGCGTGTCTCGCCCTTCTTCACTGGGTGGTCTGGGCTTTTGGTACAAGTGGAACCTGGGCTGGATGCACGACACGCTCGACTACATGAAGCTCGATCCTGTTCATCGCCAGTATCATCACAATAAACTCACCTTCGGGATGCTCTACAACTACACCGAAAACTTCATGCTGCCGCTGTCGCACGACGAAGTAGTGCATGGCAAAAAATCCATTCTCGACCGGATGCCTGGCGATGCCTGGCAGAAGTTTGCCAACCTGCGCGCCTACTACGGCTGGATGTTTGCCTTCCCAGGCAAAAAACTGCTGTTTATGGGCAACGAGTTTGCCCAGGGGCGCGAGTGGAACCACGATGGGAGCCTTGACTGGCATCTGCTCGAAGGCGGCGACAACTGGCACCACGGCGTTCAGCGCCTGGTTCGCGACCTGAACCTGACTTACCGCCACCATAAAGCCCTGCATGAACTCGACTTCGACGCATACGGTTTTGAGTGGCTGGTGGTGGACGATAACGAACGTTCGGTGCTGGCCTTTGTCCGTCGCGATAAAGCAGGCAACGAGATCATTGTCGTCAGCAACTTTACCCCTGTTCCTCGTCAGCATTATCGCTTCGGCATTAATCAGGCCGGTAAATGGCGCGAAATACTGAACACCGATTCCATGCACTACCACGGCAGTAACACGGGTAACGGCGGGCTGGTGCAAAGTGATGCGATGGAAAGCCACGGACGCCCGAACTCACTGAGCCTGACGTTGCCGCCGCTGAGCACAATCTGGCTGGTTCGGGAGGGTGAATGA
- the asd gene encoding aspartate-semialdehyde dehydrogenase, with product MKNVGFIGWRGMVGSVLMQRMVEERDFDAIRPVFFSTSQLGQAAPSFGGTTGTLQDAYDLEALKALDIIVTCQGGDYTNEIYPKLRESGWQGYWIDAASSLRMKDDAIIILDPVNQDVITDGLNKGVKTFVGGNCTVSLMLMSLGGLFAQDLVEWVSVATYQAASGGGARHMRELLTQMGQLHHSVATELANPASAILDIERKVTQLTRSGELPVDNFGVPLAGGLIPWIDKQLDNGQTREEWKGQAETNKILATANTIPVDGLCVRIGALRCHSQAFTIKLKKDVSIPTVEELLAAHNPWAKVVPNDRDITMRELTPAAVTGTLTTPVGRLRKLNMGPEYLSAFTVGDQLLWGAAEPLRRMLRQLA from the coding sequence ATGAAAAACGTTGGTTTTATCGGTTGGCGCGGTATGGTCGGCTCTGTACTCATGCAACGCATGGTTGAAGAGCGCGATTTCGACGCTATCCGCCCGGTCTTCTTCTCCACTTCCCAGCTCGGCCAGGCTGCACCGTCCTTTGGTGGTACCACAGGCACGTTGCAGGATGCTTACGATCTGGAAGCGCTGAAGGCACTCGACATTATTGTCACGTGCCAGGGCGGCGATTATACCAACGAAATCTATCCAAAGCTGCGTGAAAGCGGCTGGCAGGGCTACTGGATTGACGCGGCATCTTCGCTGCGCATGAAAGACGATGCCATCATCATTCTCGACCCGGTTAACCAGGACGTGATCACCGACGGCCTGAACAAAGGCGTGAAAACCTTTGTTGGCGGTAACTGCACCGTCAGCCTGATGCTGATGTCTCTGGGCGGCCTGTTCGCGCAGGATCTGGTGGAGTGGGTTTCTGTTGCTACCTATCAGGCGGCTTCTGGTGGCGGCGCGCGCCACATGCGCGAACTGCTGACCCAGATGGGTCAGTTGCACCACAGCGTTGCGACTGAACTGGCCAACCCGGCGTCCGCTATTCTCGATATCGAGCGTAAAGTCACTCAGCTCACCCGCAGTGGCGAGCTGCCGGTAGATAACTTTGGCGTACCGCTGGCCGGTGGCCTGATCCCGTGGATCGACAAACAGCTGGATAACGGCCAGACCCGCGAAGAGTGGAAAGGCCAGGCCGAGACCAACAAAATCCTCGCAACCGCGAACACCATTCCGGTTGACGGTCTGTGCGTGCGTATCGGCGCGCTGCGCTGCCACAGCCAGGCCTTCACCATTAAACTGAAAAAAGATGTGTCTATTCCGACCGTTGAAGAGCTGCTGGCTGCGCACAACCCGTGGGCGAAAGTGGTGCCGAACGATCGTGATATCACCATGCGTGAACTGACTCCGGCGGCAGTCACCGGTACGCTGACCACCCCGGTTGGTCGTCTGCGTAAACTGAACATGGGGCCGGAATACCTGTCCGCGTTCACCGTGGGCGACCAGCTGCTGTGGGGCGCTGCCGAGCCGCTTCGCAGAATGCTTCGCCAGCTGGCGTAA